One Bacteroides sp. genomic region harbors:
- a CDS encoding pitrilysin family protein → MVGFERQVLKNGLRVIVHRDSSTPLAAVNVLYDVGARDENPDRTGFAHLFEHLMFEGSVNIPDFDTRLQDAGGENNAFTTNDLTNYYETLPAQNLETAFWLESDRMLSLAFSEEKLAVQKNVVIEEFRQSYLNQPYGDVWMLLRPLAYQRHPYMWPTIGKDITHIRDASMEDVKHFFKKFYHPGNAILTVSGNVEPDDVFMLAEKWFGDIPPGEPYIRNLPQEPVQTKTRYLKAEREVPFDQIFMAFPCCGRAEEAFHATDLLSDLLSNGGSSRLVQHLVKGKRILSEVNAYLTGSLDPGLFIVTGKLHEETSMEEAKEALLAELEVLKHEPVGERELQKVKNKAESSHIYSESNALAKAINLAYYELLGDPGMLDHQPELYFLQDSLRLQETAQELFHPGKASVLEYYSMKSGEQ, encoded by the coding sequence ATGGTTGGTTTTGAAAGACAGGTGCTGAAAAATGGCTTGCGTGTGATTGTCCATCGGGATAGCAGCACGCCTTTGGCGGCCGTAAATGTATTGTATGATGTGGGTGCCCGGGATGAAAACCCTGATCGGACGGGTTTTGCCCATCTTTTTGAGCATCTGATGTTTGAGGGATCGGTTAATATTCCCGACTTTGATACGCGATTGCAGGATGCAGGAGGTGAAAACAACGCCTTTACCACCAATGACCTGACCAATTATTACGAGACGCTACCAGCACAAAACCTGGAGACGGCTTTCTGGCTGGAATCTGACCGCATGCTAAGCCTGGCTTTTTCGGAAGAAAAGCTTGCGGTTCAAAAAAATGTTGTGATTGAGGAGTTCAGACAGTCGTATCTCAATCAGCCATACGGGGATGTGTGGATGCTTCTGAGGCCCCTGGCTTATCAGCGGCATCCGTATATGTGGCCTACCATTGGGAAAGACATTACACACATCCGGGATGCTTCAATGGAAGACGTCAAGCATTTCTTTAAAAAGTTTTATCACCCTGGCAATGCCATTTTGACGGTTTCCGGCAATGTGGAGCCCGATGACGTATTCATGCTTGCGGAAAAGTGGTTTGGGGACATTCCCCCGGGAGAACCCTATATCAGGAATTTGCCGCAGGAACCCGTTCAAACCAAGACAAGGTATCTGAAGGCTGAAAGAGAAGTTCCCTTCGACCAGATATTTATGGCTTTCCCATGTTGCGGCCGTGCTGAAGAAGCCTTTCATGCCACCGATTTATTGAGTGATTTGTTGTCAAATGGTGGCTCATCCAGGCTGGTACAACATCTGGTGAAAGGGAAAAGGATTTTGAGTGAGGTGAACGCCTACCTGACCGGCAGTTTGGACCCAGGCCTGTTTATTGTCACGGGTAAATTGCATGAAGAGACCAGCATGGAAGAGGCCAAAGAAGCCTTGCTGGCTGAGCTGGAAGTTTTAAAACACGAACCGGTTGGAGAAAGGGAACTTCAAAAGGTGAAGAACAAGGCTGAATCCTCACACATTTATTCTGAAAGCAATGCGCTGGCCAAGGCCATTAATCTGGCTTATTATGAATTGCTTGGGGATCCCGGGATGCTTGACCATCAGCCGGAGTTATACTTTTTACAGGATTCCCTGCGTCTGCAGGAAACTGCTCAGGAATTGTTTCATCCTGGCAAGGCTTCTGTCCTGGAGTATTATTCAATGAAATCCGGGGAACAGTAA